In the genome of Cryptomeria japonica chromosome 8, Sugi_1.0, whole genome shotgun sequence, one region contains:
- the LOC131045866 gene encoding hydroxyisourate hydrolase isoform X4 — MFKLGLDTYRFSISWSRLIPDGRGAINPKGLEYYNNLINGLILDAMSKRNLGTLYRIKKLRGLLIFTMGDSSSQWIAVERDYMRDSSSKQTVMRDERCPYW; from the exons ATGTTTAAACTGGGATTGGATACATACAGATTTTCCATCTCATGGTCTCGACTAATACCTG ATGGAAGGGGTGCCATCAATCCAAAGGGATTGGAATACTACAATAATCTCATCAATGGACTCATTCTCGATG CTATGAGTAAAAGAAATCTTGGAACTCTATACAGGATAAAGAAACTCAGAGGACTCTTGATTTTCACAATGGGTG ATTCATCTAGCCAGTGGATTGCTGTTGAAAGAGATTATATGAGAGATTCAAGCTCAAAGCAAACAG TAATGCGAGACGAACGATGTCCCTATTGGTAA
- the LOC131045866 gene encoding hydroxyisourate hydrolase isoform X2, with amino-acid sequence MAVNLAFGILIRIREDVRLMFKLGLDTYRFSISWSRLIPDGRGAINPKGLEYYNNLINGLILDAMSKRNLGTLYRIKKLRGLLIFTMGDSSSQWIAVERDYMRDSSSKQTVMRDERCPYW; translated from the exons ATGGCCGTAAACCTTGCATTTGGGATACTTATACGCATTCGG GAGGACGTCCGTCTGATGTTTAAACTGGGATTGGATACATACAGATTTTCCATCTCATGGTCTCGACTAATACCTG ATGGAAGGGGTGCCATCAATCCAAAGGGATTGGAATACTACAATAATCTCATCAATGGACTCATTCTCGATG CTATGAGTAAAAGAAATCTTGGAACTCTATACAGGATAAAGAAACTCAGAGGACTCTTGATTTTCACAATGGGTG ATTCATCTAGCCAGTGGATTGCTGTTGAAAGAGATTATATGAGAGATTCAAGCTCAAAGCAAACAG TAATGCGAGACGAACGATGTCCCTATTGGTAA
- the LOC131045866 gene encoding hydroxyisourate hydrolase isoform X3: MAVNLAFGILIRIREDVRLMFKLGLDTYRFSISWSRLIPDGRGAINPKGLEYYNNLINGLILDAMSKRNLGTLYRIKKLRGLLIFTMGDSSSQWIAVERDYMRDSSSKQTVMRDERCPYC, translated from the exons ATGGCCGTAAACCTTGCATTTGGGATACTTATACGCATTCGG GAGGACGTCCGTCTGATGTTTAAACTGGGATTGGATACATACAGATTTTCCATCTCATGGTCTCGACTAATACCTG ATGGAAGGGGTGCCATCAATCCAAAGGGATTGGAATACTACAATAATCTCATCAATGGACTCATTCTCGATG CTATGAGTAAAAGAAATCTTGGAACTCTATACAGGATAAAGAAACTCAGAGGACTCTTGATTTTCACAATGGGTG ATTCATCTAGCCAGTGGATTGCTGTTGAAAGAGATTATATGAGAGATTCAAGCTCAAAGCAAACAG TAATGCGAGACGAACGATGTCCCTATTG
- the LOC131045866 gene encoding beta-glucosidase 22 isoform X1, protein MEGVPSIQRDWNTTIISSMDSFSMDKETQRTLDFHNGWFIDPLFFGDYPSSTKKNVGSRLPNFTKEQSKKLKGSFDFVGLNHYGTSYVSDSSSQWIAVERDYMRDSSSKQTVMRDERCPYC, encoded by the exons ATGGAAGGGGTGCCATCAATCCAAAGGGATTGGAATACTACAATAATCTCATCAATGGACTCATTCTCGATG GATAAAGAAACTCAGAGGACTCTTGATTTTCACAATGGGTG GTTCATAGATCCCCTTTTCTTTGGAGACTATCCTTCCAGCACGAAGAAGAATGTAGGCTCCAGGCTGCCCAATTTCACCAAAGAACAATCTAAAAAGCTAAAGGGATCTTTTGATTTCGTTGGGTTGAATCATTACGGTACTTCCTATGTTTCAGATTCATCTAGCCAGTGGATTGCTGTTGAAAGAGATTATATGAGAGATTCAAGCTCAAAGCAAACAG TAATGCGAGACGAACGATGTCCCTATTG